Part of the Onthophagus taurus isolate NC chromosome 11, IU_Otau_3.0, whole genome shotgun sequence genome is shown below.
GATGGGCTACACTTATAAATGTTTATATGATTGCGCTTCTCCATCGTTCCAGATTCCGTACATCTCGTCTCTTGGAGGACGATGACGTAAAGTGCATCCTTGTCAGTTTGTCTTACTAGGTTCCGTAGTGCACCCAGGCTGCGCAGAGTCCTTATATTCCAAGTCGCAATTCGAGTTTCCTCAATATATGAtgtatctttttaataaaaagatttccTTACTAGTGTCTTTTACAATGAATGGTAAAGCTTTCAACTGGTATAACTTAGCGTAAGCTATTGAATGTAGTTCATTTCTAAGTTTGGGGAGAAATTTGTACCTTTTGGTTATGAATgaacggttttcgagaaaatcaACCAGTACACTAAAGGTGTCGATGAATTAATTGGAATAAACATATAGGTATACTGTTATGAACTTACTATGGGCATCGTCTAGCGATTGCAGAGTTTAAGATGTTGGAAAATCTTTGATATACTACAAGCAGTTTGCATTTTCGTTTGATTGTGAAGGTTGTCAGGAATTTGACTTATTCAGAGGAAAAATGACTTAGGTGATTTACTTTAATCAGTTTTTGATCCCAGTTATTTAGAAACATGATGCCTTCAAATATTCCTTGAAACATCCAATTTTATTGGTTAGATAAGaatattataaagatttttattgttttattaataaattttttataacagcATGTCATAAATTGAAGTGAACATTTAAAATTCCGATTATTCGattattcttcttttaaaaataactggTAATCCATTTTTGCTTGTTAAAACCACTTCACCAGCTATATCTGCTTTATGATCATTGATTGGATGTAATGTAAAATGCCTCACAATATagctaattaaaaatttaacttcaGCAACTGCAACTATTttacctaaaaatgttaacgaaaaattataaataaatatttagtgAATATGTGAATTGGTTACCTATGCAATCTCTTGGTCCCAACGAAAATGGTAAATAAGCATTTGCTGGGATTTTGGTGGAATTTTCTGGAAGAAATCTTTCGGGTTTAAACTTTGTGGGgtcttcaaaatttaaataatgagaCCCGATTATTGAAAAGGTTACATCGATGTCACCCGGAAGAACTTTatcatctaaaaaaatttttattaaaaagctgATCTGCTAGAGAATTAATTTACCGATTTCTGCCGGTTTAATTAAAGTTCTAAATATAAATGGAACTGGAGGATAAAGTCTTAAACTTTCTTTCATAACGCAATCAGCAAAACTCATTTGTTGAATATCCCTAAATTCTGCAAAAACCTTTTCGTCGAACCCTACAATCGAAATGTATTcctgaaaaattttttcttgtaattcaGGTTGTTTAGCAAGTTCATAAAGAGCAAAACCAGTTGCAGCTGAAACTGTATCGGAACccttcaaaaaataattaaaaactaatataATGTAACAAGAGCAAATAATTACAGCAACAACAAATGTTCGAAGATGCGCTAAAATTCTATCATAACTCAAACCAGATTCTAAaagtaaatcaataaaatcttttCGAAAACTTTCATTCggcgatttattttttaattcgacaACTGTTTTTAAAGTACTTTCAATAAATTCCGTAGCTTCCTCAGAACATTTGTtccaaattttataattattggttaatttaaatatgttatCGTTCATTTTCAATGGGGAATTGATTCTATCAAAATAAACttcgaaaaatgttttcaaagCTGTGCTATAACGATTTACACGATCATCTTGGTTACTAATATCTTCATTAAGtaatatttctagaaaaaaaaatttttttgatgcaTAAAtacttattgtattttttaccATAAACAATGTTTAATCCATGTCTTAATAACAACATTTGCAAATCAACgggttgatttaaattttcattaatcgCATCGCGCAGTTTAATGGCGtgtgttttaattgttgatatATAATCGATGTTGAATTGATTATTAAATACGTGTGAAATCGTTTTTCGTTCTTGTCTCcataaatttactaaaaaaaaaatttttgacttcaATATCTAAATAACAATAAGAGATGTTAAGAGgttatttagaattttagATAACTCAGTGTAAAACGTAAT
Proteins encoded:
- the LOC111420356 gene encoding cytochrome P450 4c21-like isoform X1, encoding MLLILVMGLIFFISLYCFYQVSKYKIIDDYPGPTPLELLKFVLLPKSTVDSYKFFVSLNNKYGPVVKIWIKPFKPTLLVSDEKFIKHILLSKEHVNKASLFELLEAFIGNGLPIMSDINLWRQERKTISHVFNNQFNIDYISTIKTHAIKLRDAINENLNQPVDLQMLLLRHGLNIVYEILLNEDISNQDDRVNRYSTALKTFFEVYFDRINSPLKMNDNIFKLTNNYKIWNKCSEEATEFIESTLKTVVELKNKSPNESFRKDFIDLLLESGLSYDRILAHLRTFVVAVIICSCYIILVFNYFLKGSDTVSAATGFALYELAKQPELQEKIFQEYISIVGFDEKVFAEFRDIQQMSFADCVMKESLRLYPPVPFIFRTLIKPAEIDDKVLPGDIDVTFSIIGSHYLNFEDPTKFKPERFLPENSTKIPANAYLPFSLGPRDCIGKIVAVAEVKFLISYIVRHFTLHPINDHKADIAGEVVLTSKNGLPVIFKRRIIE
- the LOC111420356 gene encoding cytochrome P450 4c21-like isoform X2; translation: MLLILVMGLIFFISLYCFYQVSKYKIIDDYPGPTPLELLKFVLLPKSTVDSYKFFVSLNNKYGPVVKIWIKPFKPTLLVSDEKFIKHILLSKEHVNKASLFELLEAFIGNGLPIMSDINLWRQERKTISHVFNNQFNIDYISTIKTHAIKLRDAINENLNQPVDLQMLLLRHGLNIVYEILLNEDISNQDDRVNRYSTALKTFFEVYFDRINSPLKMNDNIFKLTNNYKIWNKCSEEATEFIESTLKTVVELKNKSPNESFRKDFIDLLLESGLSYDRILAHLRTFVVAGSDTVSAATGFALYELAKQPELQEKIFQEYISIVGFDEKVFAEFRDIQQMSFADCVMKESLRLYPPVPFIFRTLIKPAEIDDKVLPGDIDVTFSIIGSHYLNFEDPTKFKPERFLPENSTKIPANAYLPFSLGPRDCIGKIVAVAEVKFLISYIVRHFTLHPINDHKADIAGEVVLTSKNGLPVIFKRRIIE